In Zhaonella formicivorans, one DNA window encodes the following:
- a CDS encoding flavodoxin family protein, with protein MKILGIVGSPRKRHNTDLLVEQILQGASAGGAETEKIYLNDLNIRPCQYCNYCRKKGICRLEDDMQAVYQKLEEAAGVVIGTPTFYGDISAQTKTFIDRCYRYVEVIDNGDGTMSFPSRFKERKKLVMVSVCGSFGPETFEKQVEVIKLLCNDLNAEYLDQLLVPKTDWYPVKDNREILERAFQIGIRLAHKG; from the coding sequence ATGAAAATTCTCGGCATAGTGGGCAGTCCAAGGAAAAGGCACAATACTGATTTATTGGTAGAACAAATTTTACAGGGTGCTTCTGCAGGAGGAGCAGAAACAGAAAAGATATATTTAAATGATTTAAACATCAGGCCTTGTCAATACTGCAATTACTGCCGGAAAAAAGGAATTTGCCGCTTGGAGGATGACATGCAAGCTGTATATCAAAAATTGGAAGAAGCTGCGGGCGTTGTTATCGGCACCCCTACCTTCTACGGTGACATTTCGGCTCAAACCAAGACATTTATTGATCGCTGCTATCGCTATGTAGAAGTAATTGACAATGGCGACGGTACGATGTCTTTTCCCAGCCGGTTCAAGGAAAGAAAGAAGTTGGTTATGGTAAGCGTTTGCGGCAGTTTTGGGCCCGAAACTTTTGAAAAACAGGTGGAAGTTATTAAACTGCTCTGTAACGATCTTAATGCTGAATACCTAGATCAACTTCTGGTACCTAAAACTGATTGGTACCCTGTCAAAGATAACCGGGAAATTTTAGAGAGGGCTTTTCAAATAGGGATTAGATTAGCACACAAGGGATAG
- a CDS encoding flavodoxin family protein, whose product MIRILGISASPRRGSTEFCVQKALQAAESIGGVETKFISLRGKEIKPCLHCDSCFSKGRCIYDDDAAQIIDEFFQADGVIIGSPVYDMNISSQLAALFNRFRMRFNELCNQTPRALEYKVAGALAVGGSRNGGQEMTIGAILNFCMTEGMIIVGGEKFQNTGACIWSNDKKISHVNPDEIGLEAARGVGRRVAQIASLIKKGIQNGN is encoded by the coding sequence GTGATAAGAATTTTAGGGATAAGTGCCAGCCCCCGTAGGGGAAGTACAGAATTTTGCGTTCAGAAAGCCCTGCAAGCTGCGGAAAGCATTGGTGGTGTAGAAACTAAATTTATCAGTCTGAGGGGAAAAGAAATAAAGCCCTGTTTGCACTGCGATTCATGTTTTTCCAAAGGTAGGTGTATCTATGATGACGACGCGGCTCAAATAATTGATGAATTTTTTCAAGCGGACGGGGTCATTATCGGTTCTCCCGTGTACGATATGAATATTTCTTCTCAGCTGGCAGCATTGTTTAACCGTTTTCGCATGCGTTTTAACGAACTCTGCAACCAAACACCAAGGGCTTTGGAGTATAAAGTAGCGGGAGCTTTGGCTGTTGGCGGTTCCCGTAACGGCGGGCAGGAAATGACTATTGGAGCTATTCTCAACTTTTGCATGACAGAGGGCATGATTATCGTCGGTGGGGAGAAGTTTCAGAATACCGGAGCCTGTATTTGGTCAAATGATAAAAAAATTAGCCACGTTAACCCTGATGAAATAGGTTTGGAAGCTGCCAGAGGGGTAGGGAGAAGGGTGGCTCAAATCGCATCGCTGATTAAAAAAGGGATACAGAACGGGAACTAG
- a CDS encoding BMP family protein yields MHKIKKILVLAMLAVFVFSLAACGGGQSQQPSSSEGSQSSSGETSGEKTLRVAMLVSGPVNDGGWNQSAYEGLKLIERELGAEIAFTEKVQQADQANIMRDYARKGYDLIIGHGFEYSDTLLQIAEEFPDTKFVGVGTKVTAPNLAALQFNVGELGHLVGIVVSQVTKSNKIGIVAGMDTPTGKAEFDNIIEVTKKINPKAEVVTAYTNSWEDVPKAKEAALAQIASGVDVIVANGDACNLGVIQAAKEKGIQVVGWTGDQHDLAPDNVLTSAVQRVDKMMLIAAQELKNGTFEGKIYNLGLKDGVQYMGTYNDKVPEELRQQVEKEAQGIIDGTVQIKTGF; encoded by the coding sequence ATGCACAAAATTAAAAAGATTCTTGTTTTAGCGATGCTTGCGGTGTTTGTATTCAGTTTGGCCGCCTGCGGTGGGGGACAATCCCAACAACCAAGCAGCAGTGAAGGTTCCCAAAGTAGTTCCGGCGAAACTTCAGGGGAAAAAACTTTGCGCGTAGCTATGTTAGTTTCAGGACCCGTTAATGATGGTGGTTGGAACCAATCTGCTTACGAGGGTTTAAAGTTAATTGAAAGAGAATTAGGCGCAGAAATTGCATTTACTGAAAAAGTCCAGCAAGCTGACCAGGCTAATATCATGCGGGACTATGCCAGAAAAGGTTACGATTTGATTATCGGACACGGTTTTGAATACAGTGACACTCTTCTCCAGATTGCTGAAGAATTTCCTGACACGAAATTTGTGGGTGTAGGTACTAAAGTTACAGCTCCGAACTTAGCTGCATTACAATTTAACGTGGGCGAATTGGGACATTTAGTAGGCATAGTCGTTTCCCAGGTTACCAAAAGCAACAAGATTGGCATCGTGGCCGGCATGGATACTCCTACCGGTAAAGCGGAATTCGATAATATTATCGAGGTAACCAAGAAAATCAACCCTAAGGCAGAAGTAGTGACGGCTTATACCAACAGCTGGGAGGATGTACCAAAAGCTAAAGAAGCTGCTTTAGCGCAAATCGCCAGCGGTGTGGATGTCATTGTAGCCAACGGTGACGCTTGTAACCTGGGTGTCATTCAAGCTGCAAAAGAAAAAGGAATTCAAGTAGTAGGCTGGACTGGCGACCAGCATGATTTAGCTCCCGATAACGTTTTAACCAGCGCAGTGCAGCGGGTGGACAAAATGATGCTGATTGCTGCTCAGGAGCTTAAAAACGGCACCTTTGAAGGCAAAATATACAATTTGGGACTGAAGGACGGCGTTCAATACATGGGTACATACAATGATAAGGTACCGGAAGAGCTAAGGCAACAAGTGGAAAAAGAAGCTCAGGGCATTATCGACGGAACAGTACAAATCAAAACTGGTTTCTAA
- a CDS encoding ABC transporter ATP-binding protein produces the protein MPALLELKNICKHFPGVVANDRVNLEISSGEIHALLGENGAGKTTLMNCVYGLYQPEAGEILWKGKPVKINSIKDAINLGIGMVHQHFMLVHNLTVLENVMLGLRKGIFLEKEKVFQDITQLANGYGFKIDLNAQIWQLPVGVQQKVEIIKALYRRAELLILDEPTAVLTPDEVRELFKVLKQLKAEGHSVILITHKLDEVMEISDRATVLRDGKVVATKETCKCDKRSLASMMVGREVFLKLDKKKQQPGKVVLELAHVEALNNKGLKALKDVCLTVRAGEILGIAGVNGNGQTELAEVITGLRPATAGKILVNGKEITNNKPRNIQMLNVAHIPEDRQKVGLILNFSVAENLILGKFYAPPFAKGHILDRNYISQYATKVSGEYDVRTPNLNVEARVLSGGNQQKIILARELERKPELLVAVQPTRGLDIGATEYVHKKMLEQREKGTAILYISTELEEILSLSDRIAVIYEGEIMGILSREEVDLEIIGMMMAGSNKLVSGKGGLV, from the coding sequence ATGCCTGCCCTGTTAGAGTTGAAAAATATTTGCAAGCATTTTCCAGGCGTAGTGGCTAATGACCGCGTTAATCTAGAAATTAGTTCCGGGGAAATCCATGCCCTTCTGGGAGAAAACGGCGCTGGGAAAACAACTCTGATGAACTGTGTATACGGTTTGTACCAGCCCGAAGCAGGAGAGATCCTCTGGAAAGGAAAACCTGTAAAGATCAATTCCATCAAGGATGCTATCAATTTAGGCATTGGCATGGTCCACCAACATTTTATGCTGGTCCATAACTTGACGGTATTGGAAAATGTCATGTTGGGCTTGCGCAAAGGAATTTTTCTGGAGAAAGAAAAAGTGTTCCAGGATATAACTCAATTGGCAAACGGATATGGATTTAAAATAGATTTAAATGCCCAGATCTGGCAGTTGCCAGTAGGTGTGCAGCAAAAGGTCGAAATCATTAAGGCGTTGTACCGTCGGGCTGAACTGCTCATTTTAGACGAACCTACTGCAGTTTTAACCCCGGATGAAGTAAGGGAATTGTTTAAAGTATTGAAACAATTGAAAGCTGAAGGACACTCGGTTATTCTGATCACTCATAAATTGGATGAGGTCATGGAAATCAGCGACAGGGCTACGGTCCTGCGCGATGGTAAAGTGGTAGCGACCAAGGAAACATGTAAGTGTGACAAACGCTCTCTCGCCAGCATGATGGTAGGGAGGGAAGTGTTTTTAAAACTTGATAAGAAAAAACAGCAGCCAGGAAAAGTTGTTTTGGAATTAGCTCATGTAGAGGCGCTGAATAATAAGGGGCTTAAGGCATTAAAAGATGTATGCCTGACAGTGCGTGCAGGAGAAATTCTGGGTATAGCGGGCGTCAACGGCAACGGGCAAACGGAGCTGGCAGAAGTTATAACTGGGCTGCGGCCTGCAACAGCAGGAAAGATTTTAGTTAATGGCAAGGAAATTACCAATAACAAACCCAGGAATATTCAAATGCTTAATGTGGCTCATATCCCGGAAGATCGCCAGAAAGTTGGACTTATCCTTAATTTTTCCGTAGCCGAAAATCTTATCTTAGGTAAATTTTATGCTCCTCCCTTTGCTAAAGGGCATATCCTGGACCGCAATTATATATCCCAGTACGCCACTAAAGTATCCGGAGAATATGATGTTAGGACCCCAAACCTCAATGTGGAGGCAAGAGTTCTTTCTGGTGGAAACCAACAAAAAATAATCCTGGCAAGAGAGCTGGAGCGCAAGCCGGAACTGCTTGTAGCAGTCCAGCCTACCCGAGGATTGGATATTGGAGCTACTGAATATGTCCACAAAAAAATGCTGGAGCAAAGGGAAAAAGGAACGGCAATATTATATATTTCCACTGAGTTGGAAGAGATACTCTCTTTAAGTGATCGTATCGCAGTTATTTATGAAGGTGAAATTATGGGGATTTTATCCCGGGAAGAAGTGGATCTAGAGATCATTGGCATGATGATGGCCGGCTCTAACAAGCTGGTGTCTGGCAAAGGAGGGCTGGTATAA
- a CDS encoding ABC transporter permease → MQKNKITMQTFVKEGVNAIFAPVIGLLFGFIVSALVIMTQDVNPLAAYKELFLGALGDRYSLSFTIIKFIPLAFAGLAVTFAYRGGMFNIGAEGQLYMGALVCTWFAVTFSGMPGFILMPLCIILGMAAGALWAAIPGYLKATRKFNEIINTILMNYIATIFVGLAVHNFLKEPGQTFPRSAKIVESAQLPFIIPGTRIHAGFILVFFAAVFVYFVLWRTTWGYEIRAVGANPDGARNGGVNVEKTMVLTMIVSGALASLAGTTEILGVQHRLLENFMVGYGFDAIAIALLGGLHPVGTLLAAFFFGALRNGANSMQIALGVPVSIVYMIQALAVLGVAGTAAIKTLANNRKRRSVSRALGSVSSSRVG, encoded by the coding sequence ATGCAAAAAAATAAAATCACAATGCAAACTTTTGTCAAAGAGGGTGTCAATGCAATCTTTGCTCCTGTCATTGGCCTGCTCTTCGGTTTTATTGTCAGCGCGCTAGTGATTATGACGCAGGATGTAAATCCCCTGGCTGCCTATAAAGAACTGTTTTTAGGGGCTCTGGGCGATAGATATAGTTTGAGCTTTACTATTATTAAATTTATACCCTTGGCTTTTGCCGGTTTGGCCGTTACTTTTGCTTATCGTGGTGGCATGTTTAACATTGGGGCCGAAGGACAACTGTACATGGGGGCTTTAGTCTGTACATGGTTTGCCGTGACTTTTTCCGGCATGCCGGGCTTTATTCTAATGCCATTGTGTATCATCCTTGGGATGGCGGCGGGCGCTTTATGGGCGGCTATTCCGGGTTATTTAAAGGCCACCAGAAAATTTAACGAGATTATTAACACCATTTTAATGAACTACATTGCCACCATTTTTGTAGGGTTGGCGGTGCATAATTTTTTAAAAGAGCCGGGGCAGACCTTTCCCCGCAGCGCTAAAATAGTTGAGTCAGCCCAACTGCCCTTTATCATACCCGGTACAAGAATTCACGCCGGTTTTATCCTGGTCTTCTTTGCTGCTGTATTTGTATACTTTGTTCTTTGGAGAACTACCTGGGGTTACGAAATCAGGGCTGTGGGAGCCAATCCCGATGGAGCTAGAAATGGTGGAGTAAACGTAGAAAAAACTATGGTCTTAACTATGATAGTCAGCGGTGCACTGGCCAGCCTGGCGGGGACTACGGAAATACTGGGAGTCCAGCACCGCCTGTTGGAAAACTTTATGGTCGGTTATGGCTTTGATGCTATTGCGATTGCATTACTGGGCGGATTACACCCGGTTGGCACTCTGTTGGCTGCTTTCTTCTTTGGAGCCTTGCGCAATGGAGCTAATTCTATGCAGATTGCTTTGGGAGTTCCGGTATCCATTGTATATATGATTCAGGCCTTAGCTGTTCTGGGCGTGGCAGGAACTGCAGCGATCAAGACATTGGCAAATAATAGAAAGAGGAGGTCGGTCTCCCGTGCTCTCGGATCTGTTAGCAGTAGTAGGGTCGGCTGA
- a CDS encoding ABC transporter permease, which yields MLSDLLAVVGSADFLIASIRMTTPLLLAAMGGIYSEKTGVLNISLEGMMLVGAFTGYYISYSSGSAAAGIIAAIIIGALMGLFHALMTVTLRCDQVVMAVGINVFALGVTSSLFRTLFGVTTSQLESPGLEPIAIPILSKIPVIGSVFFEHIWLVYLAFLMVPVTHYIMFYTNWGLNIRSVGEHPRAADTLGVNVYAVRYICVTFSGIMAALGGASLSIGGLNSFLDNMTAGRGFIAFAAIIFGKFNPIGTFLACLLFGTADAFQLRLQAMGSPLPHHLFLMLPYLVTLLTLIFFVGPSIAPRSQGVPYVRDER from the coding sequence GTGCTCTCGGATCTGTTAGCAGTAGTAGGGTCGGCTGATTTTCTAATTGCCAGTATAAGAATGACCACACCTTTGTTACTGGCCGCCATGGGAGGTATTTACTCCGAAAAAACCGGCGTTTTAAACATCAGCCTGGAAGGGATGATGCTGGTCGGAGCCTTTACGGGTTATTACATTAGTTATTCTTCGGGCAGTGCAGCAGCAGGTATTATAGCTGCTATCATCATTGGAGCTTTGATGGGGCTGTTTCATGCTTTGATGACCGTTACGCTGCGTTGTGACCAAGTGGTCATGGCTGTAGGCATTAACGTCTTCGCCTTAGGGGTAACCAGCAGTTTGTTCAGGACCCTATTTGGGGTTACCACCAGCCAGCTGGAGTCCCCGGGCTTGGAGCCAATTGCCATACCTATACTAAGCAAAATACCTGTTATAGGTTCTGTGTTCTTTGAGCACATTTGGTTGGTCTATCTTGCATTTTTAATGGTGCCTGTAACTCATTATATAATGTTTTATACCAATTGGGGTCTGAACATTCGTTCAGTAGGTGAGCATCCACGGGCTGCTGATACCTTAGGGGTAAACGTTTATGCAGTGCGCTACATCTGCGTAACCTTTAGCGGCATTATGGCAGCTTTGGGCGGGGCCAGTTTGTCTATCGGCGGGTTGAACTCTTTTCTGGATAATATGACGGCCGGTCGAGGTTTTATTGCCTTTGCGGCTATTATTTTCGGCAAATTCAACCCAATTGGAACTTTTCTAGCGTGTTTGCTTTTCGGCACAGCCGATGCATTTCAACTTCGGCTGCAGGCAATGGGTTCACCCCTGCCTCACCATTTGTTTTTAATGTTGCCTTATCTGGTGACTTTACTGACTTTAATTTTCTTCGTAGGACCTTCTATTGCTCCTAGATCCCAAGGCGTCCCTTATGTAAGAGATGAAAGATAA
- a CDS encoding class I fructose-bisphosphate aldolase, with the protein MTKIRRMNNLLKADGRTLIVAMDHGSNAGAPHGLVDPGETISKVKAGGADAVIVNYGVAKKFAKELAGLGLILRMDLSPSLLGQGHASTLIYGVEQALEVAADAVIINAGPGTGVEEITHPNLAKIAAECSRWGIPVIAEPSPGGFDSDPEIRTLENISLASRIACELGADMIKTIYKPGFERVVQDCFVPVVVLGGSKTNDYQAFLASIKEAIDAGAAGVAIGRNIWGYEDPTKMTKALAIIVHENKTVDDAMAILRG; encoded by the coding sequence ATGACTAAGATTCGCAGAATGAATAACTTATTAAAAGCAGACGGACGCACTCTAATTGTAGCCATGGACCACGGCAGCAACGCTGGCGCACCCCACGGACTGGTGGATCCCGGCGAAACAATCAGCAAAGTAAAAGCCGGCGGAGCCGATGCGGTAATCGTCAACTATGGAGTTGCTAAAAAATTTGCTAAGGAATTGGCAGGATTAGGACTGATTTTAAGAATGGACTTATCCCCCTCTTTATTGGGGCAAGGCCACGCCAGCACTCTTATTTACGGCGTGGAACAGGCCTTGGAAGTCGCTGCTGATGCAGTTATTATTAATGCCGGTCCTGGAACAGGTGTAGAGGAAATCACTCACCCTAACCTAGCTAAAATTGCTGCTGAATGCAGCCGTTGGGGCATTCCGGTTATTGCCGAACCTTCCCCCGGTGGATTTGACAGTGACCCGGAAATTAGGACCTTGGAAAATATCAGCCTAGCCTCCCGGATTGCTTGCGAATTAGGTGCTGACATGATTAAAACCATTTACAAGCCGGGTTTTGAAAGAGTAGTTCAAGACTGCTTCGTACCTGTGGTGGTTTTAGGCGGCTCCAAGACCAACGATTATCAAGCATTTTTAGCTTCAATTAAAGAAGCTATAGACGCAGGTGCCGCAGGTGTAGCTATCGGGAGAAATATCTGGGGCTATGAAGATCCTACCAAGATGACTAAAGCTTTGGCTATTATAGTTCACGAAAATAAAACAGTTGATGATGCTATGGCTATTTTACGTGGTTAA
- a CDS encoding zinc-dependent alcohol dehydrogenase, producing MKQAVITAPKSIEIRETAVPEIKPNEVLVKVKACGICTFEQRFYKGVQQAYPFLGGHEICGVIEKVGARVANDVKPGDVVVVASLTRCGECHFCRKGMDHLCINAGEKSEPGDFWGPGGFSEYMVAKGYEVYKVASDLDYALGTVAEPLACVIRSIQKANLKFGDTAVVLGAGIMGLLHVKLAKLQGTRVIVSEPDAARRKKALESGADYVFNPFDEGLEKEVKSLTQGRGAEAVFFTAGGTSAVEQGIRLLAKGGTIVLYGSIHPAAPISINPNDVHYDEIVITGAIKHTKESFREAAALLSQGLVNVKDLISERIPFEKVEYAFERALSPDTYRVVLLF from the coding sequence ATGAAACAAGCGGTAATAACTGCACCAAAAAGCATAGAAATTAGGGAAACAGCAGTTCCAGAAATCAAACCCAATGAGGTCTTAGTTAAAGTAAAAGCTTGCGGTATTTGCACCTTTGAACAAAGGTTTTATAAAGGTGTTCAGCAGGCATACCCTTTTCTTGGAGGGCATGAGATCTGCGGCGTCATCGAAAAAGTTGGTGCCCGAGTAGCAAATGATGTAAAACCGGGCGATGTAGTAGTTGTAGCCAGCCTTACTCGTTGCGGCGAATGCCATTTTTGTCGTAAGGGCATGGACCATCTGTGCATCAATGCCGGCGAAAAATCAGAACCAGGGGATTTCTGGGGTCCCGGAGGTTTTAGCGAATACATGGTAGCTAAGGGTTATGAAGTTTATAAAGTTGCCTCCGACTTAGATTATGCTTTAGGCACGGTAGCGGAGCCGCTGGCCTGTGTCATACGCAGCATTCAAAAGGCCAATCTCAAATTTGGGGATACAGCTGTGGTCCTGGGCGCTGGTATTATGGGTTTATTGCACGTGAAACTGGCGAAATTACAGGGAACCAGGGTTATAGTAAGTGAACCCGATGCGGCCAGAAGAAAGAAAGCTTTGGAGAGCGGAGCTGACTACGTATTTAACCCGTTTGATGAAGGGCTGGAAAAAGAAGTAAAAAGCCTTACTCAGGGCAGAGGGGCTGAAGCTGTATTTTTTACTGCCGGAGGTACTTCTGCTGTAGAGCAGGGGATCAGGCTGTTGGCGAAAGGTGGGACCATCGTGCTGTACGGCTCTATCCACCCTGCCGCTCCTATCAGTATTAACCCTAACGATGTTCATTACGATGAAATTGTGATTACCGGAGCCATTAAACATACTAAAGAAAGCTTTAGGGAAGCAGCTGCCCTTTTATCCCAGGGGTTAGTAAATGTGAAGGATTTGATTTCTGAACGGATTCCCTTTGAGAAAGTGGAATATGCTTTTGAAAGGGCCTTATCACCTGATACTTACCGTGTTGTTTTGCTGTTTTAA
- a CDS encoding FGGY-family carbohydrate kinase, which produces MKKYLLGFDVGSLSSKGILVDCDGKIAAKAQREHIILCPVPGGAEHDAENNWWGDFKAIVKEMLSFSGIAPQQIAGIGITGLVPTLCPVGQDGKAVRNAILYSDNRAINELQEVNKLLKEPITLEQVLPKLLWYKRNEPANYRDTISILNPHSYLVFKLTGRFSCDVDTANIFGGIFASETGSWETEKCRSLGVNEELLPPAYPATAIIGEVTPEAAKQTGLVAGIPVIAGTGDSYTSLLGNGVIHPGEMMIYLGTAGTQIMCNRELEQLAATVHISDKGGAVEFGANVLSCGQALQWFKNEMAPPGFDYASLDEKAAAIPPGSGKLITLPHFMGRRAPAPNPLAKGVICGVTPNHSRHHFYRSLLESIAFGLKQGFEPVRAKAKRIVIAGGGAKSALWRQIISDVLDFPVEYQAKGGAALGIAYFAGFSLGLLPSFQTIQEEWLPVQEIIRPNPDNAALYQRYYQAYLELERSLETFYGQLQSL; this is translated from the coding sequence ATGAAAAAATATTTGCTTGGATTTGATGTTGGTTCCCTCAGTTCCAAAGGTATTCTGGTGGATTGTGATGGTAAAATTGCGGCGAAAGCTCAGCGTGAGCATATTATCTTGTGTCCTGTCCCCGGCGGCGCAGAACATGATGCGGAAAATAACTGGTGGGGTGATTTTAAGGCGATAGTTAAAGAAATGCTCAGCTTTTCCGGTATAGCGCCCCAACAAATAGCGGGGATAGGAATAACCGGCCTAGTGCCTACCCTCTGTCCGGTGGGCCAGGATGGAAAAGCGGTTAGAAATGCTATTCTTTATTCTGATAACCGGGCGATTAACGAGCTGCAGGAAGTCAATAAACTTTTAAAAGAACCGATTACTTTGGAACAAGTTCTTCCTAAGCTGCTTTGGTATAAAAGAAATGAACCGGCAAACTACCGCGATACTATTTCCATTTTAAACCCCCATAGCTATTTAGTATTTAAATTAACCGGTCGGTTTAGCTGTGATGTAGATACGGCTAATATTTTTGGAGGAATTTTTGCAAGCGAAACAGGCAGCTGGGAGACAGAAAAATGCCGCTCATTAGGTGTAAATGAAGAATTATTGCCCCCTGCTTACCCGGCCACCGCTATTATCGGTGAGGTAACACCGGAGGCTGCAAAACAAACAGGATTGGTTGCAGGTATCCCAGTAATAGCCGGAACGGGCGATTCTTATACGTCGCTTCTAGGCAATGGTGTAATTCATCCGGGAGAGATGATGATTTACTTAGGTACGGCAGGTACGCAGATCATGTGTAACCGGGAATTGGAACAACTGGCTGCCACTGTTCATATCAGCGACAAAGGTGGAGCCGTAGAATTTGGGGCCAACGTACTTTCTTGCGGTCAAGCATTGCAGTGGTTTAAGAATGAAATGGCTCCCCCGGGGTTTGATTATGCTTCTCTAGACGAGAAAGCGGCGGCTATACCCCCAGGATCGGGGAAGCTAATCACTCTTCCCCATTTTATGGGGAGAAGGGCTCCAGCGCCAAACCCTCTGGCTAAAGGTGTTATTTGCGGAGTCACCCCCAACCACAGCCGCCATCATTTTTACCGCTCCTTGTTGGAGAGTATTGCCTTTGGTTTAAAGCAAGGTTTTGAACCGGTTAGAGCTAAGGCAAAACGCATCGTGATTGCAGGGGGAGGTGCTAAGAGCGCCCTCTGGCGGCAAATTATCAGCGATGTTTTGGATTTTCCGGTGGAGTATCAGGCGAAAGGGGGAGCGGCACTTGGTATAGCTTACTTTGCCGGTTTTTCCTTAGGTTTGCTTCCCAGTTTTCAGACCATTCAGGAGGAGTGGCTACCGGTCCAAGAAATTATCCGGCCTAATCCTGACAACGCGGCCCTTTACCAACGATATTACCAAGCTTATTTAGAACTGGAGCGCAGTTTAGAAACTTTTTACGGCCAGTTGCAGTCTCTTTAA
- a CDS encoding amidohydrolase family protein, which produces MIELLICGGTIVTVNKKREIIKEGAVAINNGRIIDLGESSIIKEKYPQVKKTINAAGKAVFPGLINTHNHLFQSLLKGLGDDRVLSDWLVQVMFPSAAKLTPEEAYYGALLGCLEGLHSGTTTVLDYMHAHPMPELSDAVIEAFKTTGIRGILGRGYMDNGLEFGTPEALMEETSFIEKDCCRLIEKYHNTNDGKIQIWIAPAAVWLSTEESLLMSKRLAETYKVGITVHISETPFDRDASRKLHGRWDMEVMERLGVLGPNVLMVHCVHLTPHDIRMAKYFDAKVSHNPVSNMYLSSGVAPVPRLLESGVTVGLATDGAASNNSNDMLEVLKLAALLHKVHHLDPTIVTAEKVLEMATIDGARALGLEEEIGSLEIGKKADMFIFNPLSGVKAVPMHHPVSTLVYSSNQNNVETVIVNGEILLEQGRILNVNEEEILVKAQKVADELSIKAGTYVYKSRPWRSLAY; this is translated from the coding sequence ATGATTGAGCTGCTAATCTGTGGTGGTACTATTGTAACTGTTAACAAAAAGAGAGAAATCATTAAAGAAGGCGCTGTAGCTATAAACAATGGAAGAATTATTGATCTCGGGGAAAGCAGCATCATTAAAGAGAAATATCCTCAGGTTAAAAAAACGATTAACGCAGCAGGGAAAGCAGTTTTTCCCGGCCTAATCAACACTCATAACCACTTGTTTCAGAGTCTGCTCAAAGGACTTGGAGATGACCGGGTTTTATCCGATTGGCTGGTCCAAGTTATGTTTCCCAGCGCTGCTAAACTCACTCCTGAAGAGGCTTATTATGGTGCTCTGTTAGGGTGCCTGGAAGGCCTCCACAGTGGAACCACCACAGTCCTAGATTATATGCATGCCCATCCTATGCCCGAATTATCAGACGCAGTAATTGAAGCCTTTAAAACTACCGGTATCAGAGGAATATTAGGCAGAGGATATATGGATAACGGGCTGGAGTTCGGTACTCCTGAAGCCTTGATGGAAGAAACCTCCTTCATTGAAAAAGACTGCTGCCGTTTAATTGAAAAGTATCATAATACCAACGATGGGAAAATACAAATTTGGATAGCTCCGGCAGCCGTTTGGTTGAGCACTGAAGAATCCCTTTTAATGAGCAAGCGATTAGCTGAAACCTATAAAGTGGGGATCACGGTACATATTTCAGAAACGCCTTTTGACAGGGACGCTTCCCGGAAGCTTCATGGCAGGTGGGATATGGAGGTTATGGAAAGATTAGGCGTATTAGGTCCGAATGTACTGATGGTGCATTGCGTCCATTTGACTCCCCATGACATTCGCATGGCCAAATATTTTGACGCTAAAGTTTCCCATAACCCTGTCAGCAACATGTATTTATCTTCGGGAGTGGCTCCGGTTCCACGGCTGCTGGAAAGCGGGGTAACCGTAGGTCTGGCTACCGACGGCGCTGCAAGCAACAACTCCAATGATATGTTGGAAGTATTGAAGCTGGCTGCCTTACTGCACAAAGTGCATCATCTGGATCCTACCATCGTCACGGCTGAGAAAGTTTTGGAAATGGCTACGATTGATGGGGCCCGGGCATTGGGACTGGAAGAGGAAATCGGTTCGTTGGAAATTGGCAAAAAAGCAGACATGTTCATTTTTAATCCTTTATCCGGCGTTAAAGCTGTACCTATGCACCATCCAGTGTCCACTCTGGTTTACTCCTCTAATCAGAACAATGTGGAAACGGTCATAGTGAATGGAGAAATTCTGCTGGAACAGGGCCGGATATTGAATGTAAATGAAGAAGAAATCTTGGTTAAGGCCCAAAAAGTAGCTGATGAATTAAGTATAAAAGCCGGAACTTATGTTTACAAATCCCGGCCATGGCGTTCTCTGGCCTACTAA